The Petrotoga miotherma DSM 10691 genomic interval GGCTGTCCCTGCTCGATCAACTGTAGACGTTTACGATTCAGACAACGAAGCTAAGGTGTTAGAAATACAAAACGAATTTCCTTTGGAATATCATTATATAGAACTTTCTGATTTGCAACCTGATTCTTCCTATGAGTATGTGATAAATGTTGAAGATACCTATACTCTAAATGAGGTTAAGACAGAAAAAAAGGCTTTTAAAACAAAGCCTTTAGATGAAAATATCAATACCTTTAGATTCATAGTTTATGGAGATACCCAAATCTATGATGAAAGGCACGCTTACGTTGTTAATAGAATTGTAGAGGATTCGGATCTAAATACAGCATTCATTCTTAAACCTGGAGATCACACGGAAGAAGGTACGTCAGAAAAGAGTTGGAGTAAATTTTTTGAATCTGCATACCCTTTAAGTTCTCAAATTCCATATTACATGGTTTTAGGTAACCATGAAAGAAATAGCATACTGTATTATAGGGCATTCGAGCTTCCAAGTGGTGGTGGAGATTATTCCAAAAGATGGTACTCTTTTGATTATGGAAACTCTCATTTTGTTATCTTAGATTCTAATATTTTAGAATCTTCAAATCTGTATGAAAAACAAATGGAGTGGTTAGAAGAAGATCTTAAAAACAATAATGATAAAAAGTTTATCTTTGTGGCTTTTCATCATCCTTTTTGGACGACAGCCACGGAGTATGGCAGTATGGAAGAAAACCTTCCAGAAGGTCATTTCAACACAAAAAATTGGTTACCTATTTTCAAAAAGTACGGTGTTGATGTTGTGATAAACGGACATATACACGCTTACGAAAGATATTTCAAGGATGGAATTATGTTTATAACCAGTGGTGGAGGGGGTGCTAAACTAAATACAAATCATGGAGCGGATCCTTTGCCCTGGCATGTAAAGCACGTGCTTGGAAAGCTTCATTACATTATTTTTGATGTTTACGAAGATTCTATCAAGGTTACTGTAAAAGCAGTGGCAAGAGTTGATAATCCTCTTTTCCCAAATCAATATACTCCAATTGATGAAGTAATTGATGAATTATACATATACAAAAAGTGAAAGGGAGATAATTCTCCCTTTTTCACAATTTTACTAAACCTGAAAACCCCATAAAAGCCATTGAAAGAAGTCCAGCTGTTATTAGCGCTAAAGCGGTACCTTGGAAAGGTTTCGGAACGTTGTTTAGTTGCATTTTTTCTCTTATTGAAGAAAATATTATCAATGCTAGCGAAAACCCCAATCCAGAGGCAAAAGAGTTTACCACACTTTCGATAAAGGTGT includes:
- a CDS encoding metallophosphoesterase family protein — protein: MKKYFIVFLFAILSVHFFSVDVISTDQDNYILSNNYLTTGISKENGYITFFKSNEANQSLFTNHKILISSVEFQNSVIETSEDSISFIYDQNDFKVVNKYTLQDQNLLLSTMITNKTETKKRVQMNEIIDYSDTFPFFIKSKILNNYVLVLQQDFGSFGYFPVDDQTFQRVIANDEMTTSISFFTLEPQDLLEFTRVITVGESVSEIEKRYYDKFSIGYATIEKNIILGNEKSAEGMRVVLEDKLGTIQDVQLVDEKGKAKFYLPYGEDYENFQVKVDFGNLKSESVSLLGSEGLFVEVAENYFYYKPFLTNKEENGVTINFRMAVPARSTVDVYDSDNEAKVLEIQNEFPLEYHYIELSDLQPDSSYEYVINVEDTYTLNEVKTEKKAFKTKPLDENINTFRFIVYGDTQIYDERHAYVVNRIVEDSDLNTAFILKPGDHTEEGTSEKSWSKFFESAYPLSSQIPYYMVLGNHERNSILYYRAFELPSGGGDYSKRWYSFDYGNSHFVILDSNILESSNLYEKQMEWLEEDLKNNNDKKFIFVAFHHPFWTTATEYGSMEENLPEGHFNTKNWLPIFKKYGVDVVINGHIHAYERYFKDGIMFITSGGGGAKLNTNHGADPLPWHVKHVLGKLHYIIFDVYEDSIKVTVKAVARVDNPLFPNQYTPIDEVIDELYIYKK